Proteins from one Telopea speciosissima isolate NSW1024214 ecotype Mountain lineage chromosome 1, Tspe_v1, whole genome shotgun sequence genomic window:
- the LOC122664100 gene encoding abscisic stress-ripening protein 3-like, giving the protein MSEEKKHHSNPFHRHNKEEKPAGEMTKEDYEKQVKHHKHLEHVSKLGTIAAVTVARHEKHKAKKDPENAQDHKTKEKIAAAVAVGSVGFAIHEHHQKKEAKKEKESSFGKKHHPF; this is encoded by the exons ATGTCTGAGGAGAAGAAGCACCACAGCAACCCCTTTCACCGCCACAATAAGGAGGAAAAACCTGCCGGAGAAATGACAAAGGAAGACTATGAGAAACAAGTGAAACACCACAAACACTTAGAGCACGTCAGCAAGCTGGGTACTATAGCCGCTGTTACTGTTGCTCGG CATGAGAAGCATAAGGCTAAGAAAGACCCAGAGAATGCTCAGGACCACAAGACCAAAGAGAAGATTGCAGCAGCAGTTGCAGTGGGCAGCGTCGGATTTGCCATCCATGAGCACCATCAGAAAAAAGAAgctaaaaaagagaaagaatctTCTTTTGGGAAGAAACACCATCCCTTCTGA